In one Candidatus Desulfatibia profunda genomic region, the following are encoded:
- a CDS encoding thioesterase family protein: MKSTLQPGLTFEFKFKVPENKTVPYLYPESPEFQVMPKVLATGFMVGLFEWACIQMINPHIDWPSEQSVGIDVKLSHIAATPPGLTITVNGKLERVEGRKLIFSLTADDGIDKISAGTHDRFIIDAAKFNAKMAAKINPQ; encoded by the coding sequence ATGAAAAGTACGTTGCAACCCGGTTTAACGTTTGAGTTTAAATTCAAGGTTCCGGAAAACAAAACCGTACCTTACCTTTATCCTGAATCGCCCGAGTTTCAAGTCATGCCGAAAGTTTTGGCCACAGGATTTATGGTGGGATTGTTTGAATGGGCGTGCATTCAAATGATCAACCCCCACATTGATTGGCCCAGCGAACAAAGCGTTGGCATCGACGTTAAATTGAGCCATATCGCTGCCACTCCTCCCGGTCTGACAATTACCGTCAACGGAAAATTGGAGAGGGTGGAAGGCCGCAAACTCATTTTTTCGCTGACAGCCGACGACGGCATTGACAAGATATCTGCCGGGACCCACGACAGGTTCATTATCGATGCTGCTAAATTCAATGCCAAGATGGCAGCCAAAATCAACCCGCAATGA